A genomic stretch from Aquila chrysaetos chrysaetos chromosome 1, bAquChr1.4, whole genome shotgun sequence includes:
- the PCM1 gene encoding pericentriolar material 1 protein isoform X15 produces MLSWSTCSKSNIRNYLIKEVSFSLSVRPRIEDKLGNSASQEQVTDIDVTASPKGKSDRAALNDREMWPCRINSQEHGLSSKARDPQQEAKEELENLKKQHDLLKRMLQQQEQLKALQGRQAALLALQHKAEQAIAVMDDSVVTETTGSVSGVSLTSELNEELNDLIQRFHNQLHDSQTQSVPDNRRQAESLSLTREISQSRNSSVSEHLSDEKVQLFNKMRVLQGKKQKMDKLLGELHTLRDQHLNNSSFFPGSGSPQRSIDQRSTTSAASGPAGIVTVVNGESNSLASAPYPPDSLVSQNESEEDDNLNPTEKLQKLNEVRKRLNELRELVHYYEQTSDMMTDAVNENTKEEEETEESESDSEQEDPQPVTNIRNPQAISSWSEINSNSNVQCGTNNRDGRHLNTDCEINNRSAANIRTLKMSSTLDCHNREGEKDIDLPQGEDDEVEEDRVSEDSISSHRSSLGDAAGDAEFEQKINRLIAAKQKLRQLQNLAAMVQDDDPEPQATIANAPNIGDLFLGEVEETKQQPNNVRASTNKLQKDVELNEKAREKFYEAKLQQQQQELKQLQEERRKLIEIQEKIQVLQKACPDLQLSAGLGNCPANRQTSPATSTPAMNECNTAGKPLLEFDESVPVGNELWSEMRRHEILREELRQRRKQLEALMAEHQRRRELAETISTVAASVKSEGSEAQRTPQQSRTEKTMATWGGSTQCALEEENGDEDGYLSDAVGQAEEEEEDASSLNDSFSIYPNNNIPDNAYFVKENKDRWKNCRPLSADGNYRPLSKTRQQQNISMRRQENLRWMSELSYVEEKEQWQEQINQLKKQHEFSVSICQTLMQDQQTLSCLLQTLLTGPYSMMPNNVASSQVHLIMHQLNQCYTQLTWQQNNVQRLKQMLNDLMRQQEQQQCQEKPSRKERGSSAPPPPSPVFCPFSFPPQPVNLFNVPGFTNFSSFAPGINYNPVFPSGFGDFAHSMSPHSSEQQQQEHPLDHNASGKTEYMAFPKPFESSSSNGAEKQRRSHRQPEEEMEKRSTWLNDTQELKKDDQSQLKSGFAVSVQNIASGHKNQSDMSRRREFDEESLESFSSMPDPVDPTTVTKTFKSRKASAQASLASKDKTPKSKNKRKSSSQLKGRIKNTGYESASASSVCEPCKSNKSRHSEEVVNAKVFSKRNREQLEKIIKYSRSTEMSSAHARRILQQSNRNACIEAPETGSDLSMFEALRDTIYSEVATLISQNESRPHFLIELFHELQLLNTDYLRQRALYALQDIVTRHLSENNEKGKCTKSLNSATWMASNSELTPSESLASTDDETFGKNFSTEACQDCEQNDADNGSTMSTSSNFEPFATDDLGNTVIHLDQALARMREYERMKIEAESTLDSEGCSSNFQVASAAKLEGLGTSECLPVPQSSEVSAVPCPRIDTQQLDRQIKAIMKEVIPFLKEHMDEVCSSQLLTSVRRMVLTLTQQNDESKEFVKFFHKQLGSILQDSLAKFAGRKLKDCGEDLLVEISEVLFNELAFFKLMQDLDNNSISVKQRCKRKIETTEVIQSYAKEAKKGLQVDVCSSAEDVDEDKDKDETETVKQVQDSEMYDGNGVPEGIRSDVSDQEEDEESESGPLAISLSKAETQALTNYGSGEDENEDEEIEFEEGPVDVQTSLQASSETTTENEQNSNQELSKTKSSEILSSEQESVKGEQEATMLPHYLNVMENTPPLTVNTPESFITASMKTEESSSSLPVNETQTLDTCVGNKSAASSESSMAGSPDTESPVLVNEYEAGSGNVSQKSDEDDFVKVEDLPLKLAVYSEADLMKKMATEAQTNSLSDELLDGGGAQDQELVGDAQTLKEPETFGGQSA; encoded by the exons ATGCTAAGTTGGAGCACATGTTCAAAATCTAACATACGAAACTATTTAATAAAGGAGGTATCTTTTAGTTTGAGCGTTCGGCCCCGCATTGAGGACAAACTAGGGAATTCAGCTTCACAGGAACAGGTTACAGACATTGATGTTACAGCAAGCCCTAAAGGGAAAAGTGACAGAGCTGCCCTGAATGACAGGGAAATGTGGCCTTGTAGGATTAATAGCCAAGAACATGGATTGTCTTCAAAG GCCAGGGATCCTCAACAGGAGGCTAAAGAGGAATTGGAGAACTTGAAGAAGCAGCATGATTTATTGAAAAGGATGCTGCAACAGCAGGAGCAATTGAAGGCTCTTCAAGGAAGACAGGCAGCTCTTCTTGCTTTGCAGCATAAAGCAGAGCAAGCAATTGCTGTCATGGATGATTCTG TTGTAACAGAGACTACAGGTAGTGTTTCAGGAGTAAGCCTTACATCAGAGTTGAATGAAGAATTGAATGACTTAATTCAGCGCTTTCACAACCAACTTCATGATTCTCAG ACACAATCTGTGCCAGACAATAGAAGGCAAGCAGAAAGTCTTTCACTTACCAGAGAGATTTCACAAAGCAGAAACTCTTCAGTGTCTGAACACCTGTCAGATGAGAAGGTGCAGCTTTTTAACAAGATGAGAGTGTTGCAgggtaaaaagcaaaaaatggaCAAACTGTTAGGAGAACTTCATACGCTTCGTGACCAGCATCTAAATAACTCCTCTT tttttcctGGTTCAGGTTCTCCTCAAAGGAGTATTGATCAAAGAAGTACAACTTCAGCTGCTTCTGGTCCTGCAGGCATAGTGACTGTTGTCAATGGTGAATCAAATAGCCTGGCATCTGCTCCCTATCCTCCTGATTCGCTGGTTTCTCAGAATGAGAGTGAAGAGGATGACAATCTAAATCCAACAGAAAAGCTTCA gaAGCTAAATGAAGTTCGTAAGAGGCTGAATGAGTTACGTGAGTTAGTTCACTACTATGAGCAAACATCTGATATGATGACAGATGCTGTGAATGAAAACActaaggaagaggaagaaacagaagaatcagAAAGTGATTCTGAACAAGAGGATCCACAGCCTGTTACAAATATTAG AAACCCTCAAGCAATCAGTAGTTGGAGTGAAATAAATAGCAACTCAAATGTACAGTGTGGTACTAATAACAGAGATGGAAGACATCTTAATACagactgtgaaataaataaCCGATCTGCTGCTAATATAAGGACTCTAAAAATGTCTTCTACTCTAG ACTGTCATAATAGGGAGGGTGAAAAAGACATCGACCTACCCCAAGGTGAAGATGATGAAGTGGAAGAAGATAGAGTTAGTGAAGATTCCATATCTAGTCACAGAAGCAGCCTGGGTGATGCTGCTGGCGATGCTGAGTTTGAACAGAAGATCAATAGGCTTAtagctgcaaaacagaaactTAGACAATTACAAAACCTTGCTGCTATGGTGCag GATGATGATCCAGAACCTCAAGCAACAATTGCAAATGCACCTAATATTGGTGACTTGTTTTTGGGTGAGGTGGAAGAgacaaaacaacaaccaaacaatGTCCGAGCTAGTACCAACAAATTACAAAAAGATGTAgaactaaatgaaaaagcaag AGAGAAGTTTTATGAAGCtaaacttcagcagcagcaacaggagctTAAGCAGttacaagaagaaagaagaaaactgattgaaattcaagaaaaaatacaagtgtTACAGAAAGCTTGCCCTGACCTTCAA ttgtCAGCTGGCCTGGGTAACTGCCCAGCAAATAGGCAGACTTCACCAGCAACCTCAACTCCAGCCATGAATGAGTGTAACACAGCTGGCAAGCCTTTACTTGAATTTGATGAATCTGTACCAGTAGGCAATGAG TTATGGTCTGAGATGAGAAGACATGAGATTTTAAGAGAAGAATTGCGACAGAGGAGAAAGCAACTTGAAGCTTTAATGGCTGAACATCAGAGGAGGAGAGAGCTCGCAGAAACAATATCTACTGTTGCTGCATCTGTTAAAAGTGAAGGATCAGAAGCTCAGCGTACTCCACAGCAGAGTAGGACTGAAAA GACAATGGCTACCTGGGGAGGTTCTACCCAGTGTGCACTAGAGGAGGAGAATGGAGATGAAGACGGTTATCTCTCTGATGCAGTTGGTCaggcagaagaagaggaagaagatgcGTCAAGTTTGAATGACAGTTTCTCTATTTATCCCAATAACAACATACCAGATAATGCatattttgttaaagaaaacaaggataG GTGGAAAAATTGCCGTCCTCTTTCAGCAGATGGGAATTACCGTCCATTGTCTAAGACCAGGCAACAGCAAAACATAAGTATGCGACGTCAGGAAAACCTTCGGTGGATGTCCGAACTTTCAtatgtggaagaaaaggaacaatGGCAAGAGCAGATCAATCAGTTGAAGAAACAGCATGAATTTAGTGTCAGCATTTGTCAAACTTTGATGCAGGATCAGCAG aCCCTCTCTTGTCTACTACAAACTTTGCTTACAGGTCCTTACAGTATGATGCCCAATAATGTTGCGTCTTCACAAGTGCATCTTATTATGCATCAattaaaccagtgttatacTCAACTGACTTGGCAGCAGAATAATGTCCAAAG GTTGAAACAAATGTTAAATGATCTTATGCGCCAGCAAGAACAACAACAATGTCAAGAGAAGCCATCaagaaaggagagaggcagTAGTGCACCACCACCTCCATCTCCTGTTTTCTGTCCATTCAGCTTTCCTCCACAACCTGTGAACCTGTTTAACGTACCAGGATttactaatttttcttcctttgctccaG GTATTAACTATAATCCAGTGTTCCCTTCTGGTTTTGGAGATTTTGCACACAGTATGTCCCCACACAgcagtgagcagcagcagcaagaacatCCTCTAGATCATAATGCTTCTGGGAAAACTGAGTATATGGCATTCCCCAAACCTTTTGAAAGCAGTTCCTCTAAtggagcagaaaaacaaag AAGGAGTCATAGACAacctgaagaagaaatggaaaaaagatcaACTTGGCTTAATGATACCCAGGAACTGAAAAAAGATGATCAGTCTCAGCTGAAATCAGGTTTTGCAGTTTCAGTACAAAACATTGCTTCTGGTCATAAAAATCAGTCTGATATGAGCAGGAGAAGAGAGTTTGATGAAGAGTCTTTGGAGAGTTTTAGTAGCATGCCTGATCCTGTAGACCCAACTACTGtgacaaagacatttaaatctAGAAAAGCATCAGCGCAAGCAAGTTTGGCATCAAAAGATAAAACACCCAAATCGAAGAACAAGAGGAAGAGTTCTTCTCAGCTAAaaggcagaattaaaaatactg GTTATGAAAGTGCAAGTGCTTCTAGTGTGTGTGAACCCTGCAAGAGCAATAAAAGCAGACACTCTGAAGAGGTTGTTAATGCAAAGGTGTTCAGCAAAAGGAATCGGGaacaattggaaaaaataattaaatacagtaGATCTACAGAAATGTCTTCAG CGCATGCTAGGAGAATTCTGCAGCAGTCTAACAGAAATGCATGCATTGAAGCGCCAG aaactgGTAGTGATCTTTCTATGTTTGAAGCTTTGCGAGACACAATTTATTCTGAAGTGGCAACTCTTATTTCTCAAAATGAGTCTCGTCCCCACTTTCTTATTGAACTTTTCCATGAGCTTCAGCTGCTAAATACAGATTACCTGAGGCAAAGAGCTCTATATGCTTTACAG GATATAGTGACCAGACACCTCTCTGAGAACAATGAAAAAGGGAAGTGCACAAAATCACTGAATTCTGCAACATGGATGGCATCAAATTCTGAACTCACTCCCAGTGAAAGCCTTGCTTCTACAGATGAT GAAACTTTTGGCAAGAACTTTTCTACAGAAGCATGTCAAGATTGTGAACAAAATGATGCAGACAATGGGAGTACTATGTCTACATCTTCAAATTTTGAACCCTTTGCCACTGATGACCTTG GCAACACAGTGATTCACTTAGATCAAGCTTTGGCTAGGATGAGGGAATATGAGCGTATGAAAATTGAAGCTGAAAGTACCCTTGACTCTGAGGGCTGCTCTAGTAATTTTCAGGTTGCTTCTGCTGCTAAATTAGAAG gtcTAGGTACCAGTGAATGTCTTCCTGTGCCACAGTCAAGTGAAGTTTCTGCTGTTCCATGTCCTCGTATAGATACTCAGCAGCTTGACCGGCAGATTAAAGCAATCATGAAAGAGGTCATTCCTTTTCTGAAG GAACACATGGATGAAGTATGTTCTTCTCAATTATTGACATCAGTAAGACGTATGGTCTTGACTCTAACACAACAGAATGATGAAAGTAAAGAATTTGTGAAGTTCTTTCATAAGCAGCTTGGCAGTATACTTCAG GATTCACTGGCGAAATTTGCTGGTAGAAAATTAAAAGACTGTGGGGAGGATCTTCTTGTGGAGATCTCTGAAGTATTATTTAATGAATTAGCCTTTTTTAAACTCATGCAAGACTTGGACAAcaacagtatttctgtaaagcagagatgtaaaagaaaaatagaaactaCTGAAGTGATACAGTCTTATGCTAAAGAG GCAAAAAAAGGTCTCCAGGTGGATGTTTGTTCATCTGCTGAAGATGTCGATGAGGACAAA GACAAGGATGAGACTGAGACTGTTAAACAAGTACAGGACTCAGAAATGTATGATGGTAATGGAGTTCCTGAAGGTATTAGGTCTGATGTGTCTGATcaagaggaagatgaggaaagTGAAAGCGGTCCACTGGCAATAA GTTTGTCAAAAGCAGAAACCCAAGCTCTGACTAACTATGGCAGTGGAGAAGATGAGAATGAAGATGAAGAAATAGAATTTGAGGAAGGACCTGTTGATGTGCAGACATCACTACAAGCCAGCAGTgaaacaacaactgaaaatgaacaG AATTCAAACCAAGAATTGAGTAAGACAAAAAGCAGTGAGATTTTGTCATCAGAACAAGAATCTGTTAAAG GTGAACAAGAAGCTACAATGTTGCCTCATTACCTCAATGTCATGGAGAATACACCACCTTTAACAGTCAATACCCCAGAATCCTTTATAACAGCCagtatgaaaacagaagaatcaAGCTCATCATTACCAGTAAATGAAACTCAAACACTAGATACGTGTGTAGGAAACAAATCTGCTGCAAGTTCTGAAAGCTCCATGGCTGGCAGCCCTGATACGGAGTCACCTGTGTTGGTGAATGAATAT GAAGCTGGTTCTGGAAATGTCAGTCAAAAATCTGATGAAGATGACTTTGTGAAAGTTGAAGACTTGCCCCTTAAACTTGCAGTATATTCAGAG GCagatttaatgaagaaaatggcaACAGAGGCTCAAACCAACAGTTTGTCTGATGAATTACTGGATGGAGGTGGAGCTCAAGATCAGGAATTAGTAGGAGATGCCCAAACTTTAAAAGAACCTG aaacttttGGAGGTCAAAGTGCATGA